In one window of Pseudoalteromonas espejiana DSM 9414 DNA:
- a CDS encoding ExeA family protein, which translates to MYLSFFNLSEMPFTLTPNTEFFCALEPHHEAMQVLTTALEMGEGFIKVTGEVGTGKTLLCRKLLNQIEEDYFVAYLPNSYLSPEELRWAIAVELGMEVDKTLDQQSLSQQINHYLLELQEDNERVVLLIDEAQCLSWETLEALRLFTNLETETDKLIQVVLFGQPELDDKLANSKVRQLRQRISFSYSLRAMTASEVIYYINHRLQVAGFNQPPLFSNRLGLKIARASRGIPRLVNILCHKVLLQAYGEGLNIITSRHIQLAIADTDDCAKYRSNQYWGYSVLAISVFVIAAIWVWRQWL; encoded by the coding sequence ATGTATTTAAGCTTTTTTAATTTAAGTGAAATGCCATTCACATTAACCCCTAACACTGAGTTCTTTTGTGCACTTGAGCCACATCATGAAGCTATGCAAGTGCTAACTACTGCGCTTGAGATGGGCGAGGGGTTTATAAAAGTGACGGGTGAAGTGGGTACCGGAAAAACCTTACTGTGTAGAAAACTCCTCAACCAAATTGAAGAGGATTACTTTGTTGCTTATTTACCTAACTCTTATTTAAGCCCTGAAGAGTTGCGCTGGGCAATTGCGGTAGAGCTAGGTATGGAAGTAGACAAAACTTTGGATCAGCAATCGTTAAGTCAGCAGATCAATCATTACTTATTAGAGCTACAAGAGGATAACGAACGGGTTGTATTGTTAATTGATGAAGCACAATGCTTGAGCTGGGAGACACTAGAAGCACTGCGATTATTTACTAACCTTGAAACCGAAACAGATAAGCTCATTCAAGTTGTTTTATTTGGCCAGCCGGAATTAGACGATAAACTCGCAAATAGTAAGGTTAGGCAATTGCGCCAACGAATTAGTTTTTCGTATTCACTGCGTGCTATGACCGCAAGTGAGGTTATTTATTATATTAACCACCGCTTGCAAGTTGCCGGGTTTAATCAGCCGCCACTGTTTTCTAATCGTTTAGGGCTAAAAATAGCACGTGCAAGCAGAGGGATCCCTCGCTTAGTTAATATTTTATGCCATAAAGTATTACTACAAGCCTATGGTGAAGGGCTTAATATAATCACATCACGACATATTCAGCTCGCAATTGCAGATACAGACGACTGTGCAAAATATCGTAGTAATCAGTATTGGGGCTACAGTGTGTTAGCAATTAGTGTATTTGTAATTGCTGCAATTTGGGTGTGGAGGCAGTGGTTATGA